A stretch of the Vigna radiata var. radiata cultivar VC1973A chromosome 7, Vradiata_ver6, whole genome shotgun sequence genome encodes the following:
- the LOC106767658 gene encoding mannosyl-oligosaccharide 1,2-alpha-mannosidase MNS1 isoform X2 codes for MGKKSSYSSSSISAWRYLQPRYYIKRPKRLAMVLIVCVSLTWLLYDRKSLSTGQQDDILKLKEEVTRLQNSIEDIKGHMKDSAESIQNEDEVNKFAKDIYVDEDPISKQRRDKIKDAMLHAWTSYETYAWGKDELKPQSMNGVDSFGGLGATIVDSLDTLFVMGLDDQFNRAREWVAESLSFDKNIEVSVFETTIRVMGGLLSAYDLSGDKVFLEKAREIADKLLPAWNTPSGIPYNRLNLAFGNTNNPGWARGNSILADSGSEQLEFIALSQRTKDPKYQEKAEKVIKGLHKSFPDDGLLPIYLNPLTGTQTGGSVTFGAMGDSFYEYLLKAWIQGNKTEAVAFYREMWEKSMIGLQSMIKKSTPSSFTYISEKLGNAVFDKMDELACFVPGMLALGSSTSGPGEAEKYLSLAEELVWTCYNFYQSTPTKLAGENYYFRDGEDMSVGTTWNIQRPETIESLFYLWRFTGNKTYQEWGWNIFQAFENNTRIETGYVGLKDVTTGKKDNMMQSYFLSETLKYLYLLFSPSSVISLDEWVFNTEAHPLRIVTRIANEEIGHAKEINDS; via the exons ATGGGTAAAAAGTCTTCTTATTCATCTTCCTCCATCTCTGCATGGAGGTATTTGCAACCTCGTTATTACATCAAGAGACCTAAACGACTTGCAATGGTCCTTATCGTCTGCGTTTCACTTACATGGCTACTCTATGACCGCAAATCACTCAGCACTGGACAGCAG GATgacattttgaaattgaaagaagagGTTACACGCTTGCAGAATTCA ATAGAAGATATAAAGGGCCACATGAAAGACTCGGCAGAAAGTATTCAGAATGAGGATGAAGTCAATAAATTCGCTAAGGATATTTATGTTGACGAAGATCCTATTAGCAAACAAcgaagagataaaataaaagatgccATGCTTCATGCTTGGACATCTTATGAAACGTATGCGTGGGGAAAGGATGAACTTAAg CCACAATCAATGAATGGTGTTGACAGTTTTGGCGGTCTAGGGGCAACTATAGTAGATTCACTTGACACATTATTTGTGATGGGTCTTGATGATCAATTTAATAGAGCTAGAGA GTGGGTTGCTGAATCATTGTCTTTCGACAAGAACATTGAAGTTAGTGTGTTCGAGACAACCATAAG AGTGATGGGTGGCCTTCTTAGTGCTTATGATCTCTCTGGTGACAAAGTTTTCCTAGAGAAGGCCAGAGAAATTGCAGATAAGTTGTTGCCTGCATGGAATACACCTTCAGGAATCCCCTATAATAGACTTAACTTGGCATTTGGAAATACAAATAACCCTGGATGGGCGCGG GGAAACAGTATTCTTGCGGATTCTGGTTCCGAACAACTCGAATTCATTGCTCTCTCTCAAAGGACAAAAGACCCCAAGTACCAAGAAAAG gCAGAAAAGGTCATCAAGGGGCTTCATAAAAGTTTTCCGGACGATGGGTTACTTCCTATATATCTTAATCCACTTACTGGAACTCAAACAGGTGGATCAGTTACATTTGGTGCCATGGGTGACAG CTTTTATGAGTACCTACTCAAGGCCTGGATACAAGGAAATAAAACTGAAGCTGTAGCATTTTACAG GGAAATGTGGGAGAAATCAATGATAGGTCTTCAAAGCATGATTAAAAAGTCAACACCTTCGTCTTTTACATACATATCCGAGAAGCTTGGAAATGCAGTCTTTGATAAG ATGGACGAGTTAGCTTGTTTTGTTCCTGGAATGTTGGCTTTGGGATCTTCAACCTCTGGCCCTGGAGAAGCTGAAAAATATCTGTCACTTGCTGAGGAG CTTGTATGGACTTGTTACAACTTTTACCAATCAACACCAACTAAATTGGCAGGAGAGAACTATTACTTTCGCGATGGAGAG GATATGAGTGTTGGTACCACGTGGAATATCCAAAGGCCTGAAACAATTGAGTCATTATTCTACCTCTGGCGTTTCACTGGAAACAAAACATACCAGGAATGGGGTTGGAATATTTTCCAAGCATTTGAAAACAATACTCGGATCGAAACAGGATATGTTGGACTCAAAGAT GTGACTACTGGGAAGAAAGATAATATGATGCAGAGCTACTTCCTTTCAGAAACACTAAAGTATCTTTATCTGTTGTTTTCGCCTTCGTCAGTCATTTCCCTGGATGAATGGGTGTTCAACACGGAGGCTCATCCTTTAAGAATTGTGACTAGAATTGCTAATGAAGAGATTGGTCACGCAAAAGAG ATTAACGATAGCTAG
- the LOC106767658 gene encoding mannosyl-oligosaccharide 1,2-alpha-mannosidase MNS1 isoform X1, which translates to MGKKSSYSSSSISAWRYLQPRYYIKRPKRLAMVLIVCVSLTWLLYDRKSLSTGQQDDILKLKEEVTRLQNSIEDIKGHMKDSAESIQNEDEVNKFAKDIYVDEDPISKQRRDKIKDAMLHAWTSYETYAWGKDELKPQSMNGVDSFGGLGATIVDSLDTLFVMGLDDQFNRAREWVAESLSFDKNIEVSVFETTIRVMGGLLSAYDLSGDKVFLEKAREIADKLLPAWNTPSGIPYNRLNLAFGNTNNPGWARGNSILADSGSEQLEFIALSQRTKDPKYQEKAEKVIKGLHKSFPDDGLLPIYLNPLTGTQTGGSVTFGAMGDSFYEYLLKAWIQGNKTEAVAFYREMWEKSMIGLQSMIKKSTPSSFTYISEKLGNAVFDKMDELACFVPGMLALGSSTSGPGEAEKYLSLAEELVWTCYNFYQSTPTKLAGENYYFRDGEDMSVGTTWNIQRPETIESLFYLWRFTGNKTYQEWGWNIFQAFENNTRIETGYVGLKDVTTGKKDNMMQSYFLSETLKYLYLLFSPSSVISLDEWVFNTEAHPLRIVTRIANEEIGHAKEVFPRHLHGRKEGRFEYK; encoded by the exons ATGGGTAAAAAGTCTTCTTATTCATCTTCCTCCATCTCTGCATGGAGGTATTTGCAACCTCGTTATTACATCAAGAGACCTAAACGACTTGCAATGGTCCTTATCGTCTGCGTTTCACTTACATGGCTACTCTATGACCGCAAATCACTCAGCACTGGACAGCAG GATgacattttgaaattgaaagaagagGTTACACGCTTGCAGAATTCA ATAGAAGATATAAAGGGCCACATGAAAGACTCGGCAGAAAGTATTCAGAATGAGGATGAAGTCAATAAATTCGCTAAGGATATTTATGTTGACGAAGATCCTATTAGCAAACAAcgaagagataaaataaaagatgccATGCTTCATGCTTGGACATCTTATGAAACGTATGCGTGGGGAAAGGATGAACTTAAg CCACAATCAATGAATGGTGTTGACAGTTTTGGCGGTCTAGGGGCAACTATAGTAGATTCACTTGACACATTATTTGTGATGGGTCTTGATGATCAATTTAATAGAGCTAGAGA GTGGGTTGCTGAATCATTGTCTTTCGACAAGAACATTGAAGTTAGTGTGTTCGAGACAACCATAAG AGTGATGGGTGGCCTTCTTAGTGCTTATGATCTCTCTGGTGACAAAGTTTTCCTAGAGAAGGCCAGAGAAATTGCAGATAAGTTGTTGCCTGCATGGAATACACCTTCAGGAATCCCCTATAATAGACTTAACTTGGCATTTGGAAATACAAATAACCCTGGATGGGCGCGG GGAAACAGTATTCTTGCGGATTCTGGTTCCGAACAACTCGAATTCATTGCTCTCTCTCAAAGGACAAAAGACCCCAAGTACCAAGAAAAG gCAGAAAAGGTCATCAAGGGGCTTCATAAAAGTTTTCCGGACGATGGGTTACTTCCTATATATCTTAATCCACTTACTGGAACTCAAACAGGTGGATCAGTTACATTTGGTGCCATGGGTGACAG CTTTTATGAGTACCTACTCAAGGCCTGGATACAAGGAAATAAAACTGAAGCTGTAGCATTTTACAG GGAAATGTGGGAGAAATCAATGATAGGTCTTCAAAGCATGATTAAAAAGTCAACACCTTCGTCTTTTACATACATATCCGAGAAGCTTGGAAATGCAGTCTTTGATAAG ATGGACGAGTTAGCTTGTTTTGTTCCTGGAATGTTGGCTTTGGGATCTTCAACCTCTGGCCCTGGAGAAGCTGAAAAATATCTGTCACTTGCTGAGGAG CTTGTATGGACTTGTTACAACTTTTACCAATCAACACCAACTAAATTGGCAGGAGAGAACTATTACTTTCGCGATGGAGAG GATATGAGTGTTGGTACCACGTGGAATATCCAAAGGCCTGAAACAATTGAGTCATTATTCTACCTCTGGCGTTTCACTGGAAACAAAACATACCAGGAATGGGGTTGGAATATTTTCCAAGCATTTGAAAACAATACTCGGATCGAAACAGGATATGTTGGACTCAAAGAT GTGACTACTGGGAAGAAAGATAATATGATGCAGAGCTACTTCCTTTCAGAAACACTAAAGTATCTTTATCTGTTGTTTTCGCCTTCGTCAGTCATTTCCCTGGATGAATGGGTGTTCAACACGGAGGCTCATCCTTTAAGAATTGTGACTAGAATTGCTAATGAAGAGATTGGTCACGCAAAAGAGGTATTTCCACGTCATTTGCATGGTAGAAAAGAAGGTCGATTTGAATATAAGTAG